A stretch of Lewinella sp. 4G2 DNA encodes these proteins:
- a CDS encoding PadR family transcriptional regulator gives MANKQLVAASTKPLVLSILSHGRNYGYRIIKEIERLSDGELQWTDAMLYPVMKRMQNDGLITAQWVETENGRKRKYYEITEAGKEWLQQERSAWLKVNRALARLWAGGQDLELTVG, from the coding sequence ATGGCCAATAAACAACTCGTCGCCGCCTCCACTAAACCACTCGTCCTCTCCATCCTCTCCCACGGGCGCAACTACGGCTACCGCATCATTAAAGAAATCGAGCGTCTCTCCGATGGCGAACTGCAGTGGACGGATGCCATGCTCTACCCAGTTATGAAACGAATGCAAAACGACGGCCTCATCACCGCCCAGTGGGTGGAGACCGAGAACGGCCGCAAACGCAAGTACTACGAGATCACGGAGGCCGGCAAGGAATGGCTTCAACAAGAGCGGTCCGCCTGGTTAAAAGTCAACCGTGCCCTCGCCCGCCTTTGGGCCGGTGGCCAGGATCTCGAACTAACCGTCGGATAA
- a CDS encoding ABC transporter permease, whose product MDFNLEQALREWRRQIVATQAPEVEDLMELESGLLDRYDENLINGLTPADAFAAAAGRVSQFDAEATPQLVHGGPNWSLFGNFFKVASRNLRRRWWYNLTNYFVLTVGIITAVVAVLYLNYETSYDTHLPEGDRKYRVGMNLRAQGYSMIGFASYNGTDAAGQLRQVDGLRNIAGVDAVAQFITFPDAQLATLADRKLPLENLLQTNTPADFLTYFNVPVIAGAVGEFTNHINTVLLTESTAKRYYGSSYATTDFTKEVLRIDTINYAVAGIIADPAPRLHFSYSAIIHQPKLDYWGGRPYVELAPGTDAKEVRKRIDANFASINTRLAEDELFGGVILQPITSIHLGSDLLYELKPPGDVRYLYIIGIIAVIILLLTVSNYTNLSIIMNAGRAREIGMRKVFGASGGQVAGQFLLEATLLSTLTLPVVLLGLWYLIPRFNLLMGVELSRDFVSSPALIITLLGLTLTIGLLAGAYPAFNLARTQVQGLFGRGSAGEARGRLTSRKVIVTLQFALLIGLGSLTLFVNRQLTYIQDKDLGYRKENVMYVSLNADSSRFATFRNEVLRIPGVTEVGSGTPMGLEPFNQTTYKLSGTDQVYDDAHNVYMDYRGLGQMNIRTSIPEYISDPDQAPNRLVLINRTMADRLKNRFGLTDAELVGQTIIQEPEYINEETGEVGFPYVVGGTFEDLHLFSLRESIDPMFLSVYREPRYVYTAFIGYEGSAREAVASAVKDRYDELGLNRYFTASFLEDDLMKLYQDERRISTLCNYFSLLAIIMAIIGLVAMTAYLTTLRQKEIGVRKILGASNWHILGKFNLEYLPLLLVALVLAVPLTWWGVTRWLEGFAYRISVNPAIFIAAAILVALVSALAISLVAYRAAVAVPARVLSHGE is encoded by the coding sequence ATGGACTTTAATTTAGAGCAGGCCCTACGGGAGTGGCGCCGCCAGATCGTGGCAACCCAAGCTCCGGAAGTGGAAGATTTAATGGAGCTTGAGTCGGGCCTATTGGACCGTTACGACGAAAACCTCATCAACGGTTTAACCCCCGCAGATGCTTTCGCTGCGGCCGCCGGTCGCGTCAGTCAATTTGATGCGGAGGCTACACCGCAACTGGTGCACGGCGGACCTAATTGGTCCTTATTCGGCAATTTCTTCAAGGTAGCCAGCCGTAACCTCCGTCGACGCTGGTGGTACAACCTGACGAACTATTTTGTCCTCACGGTCGGGATCATTACCGCTGTAGTTGCGGTACTTTATCTGAATTACGAGACCAGCTACGACACCCACCTGCCGGAGGGTGACCGCAAGTATCGAGTGGGAATGAATCTCCGGGCGCAAGGCTACAGCATGATCGGCTTTGCCAGCTATAACGGAACGGATGCCGCCGGGCAGCTACGGCAAGTAGATGGGCTCAGAAATATCGCTGGCGTGGATGCCGTTGCGCAATTCATAACATTTCCCGACGCACAGTTGGCTACGCTAGCAGACCGGAAGCTACCCCTCGAAAACCTACTTCAAACCAATACTCCAGCCGACTTTCTCACCTACTTCAACGTGCCCGTCATCGCCGGAGCGGTTGGTGAATTTACCAATCATATCAACACTGTGCTATTAACGGAATCCACCGCTAAGCGCTACTACGGCTCATCTTATGCCACTACGGATTTTACGAAAGAGGTGTTGCGCATCGATACCATCAATTACGCTGTGGCGGGCATCATAGCCGATCCAGCACCACGGCTACATTTTTCATACTCCGCCATCATCCACCAGCCAAAATTGGACTACTGGGGTGGACGGCCCTACGTAGAACTGGCTCCAGGTACTGACGCCAAGGAAGTCCGCAAGCGCATCGATGCAAACTTTGCCAGCATCAATACCCGTCTGGCGGAAGATGAATTGTTTGGCGGGGTCATCCTGCAGCCCATCACCTCCATCCACCTTGGTTCCGATCTTCTCTACGAGCTCAAGCCACCGGGTGACGTGCGCTACCTCTATATCATCGGCATTATTGCGGTGATCATTCTCCTCCTCACCGTCAGCAACTACACTAATCTGTCGATCATCATGAACGCCGGGCGGGCGCGGGAGATTGGAATGCGCAAAGTATTCGGTGCTTCCGGCGGCCAGGTAGCAGGGCAATTTCTACTGGAAGCTACCCTCCTCAGCACCCTCACGCTACCGGTAGTGCTGCTCGGTTTGTGGTACCTGATCCCACGTTTCAATCTGCTGATGGGTGTAGAACTCTCGCGGGATTTTGTTAGCTCCCCCGCGCTTATCATCACATTGCTGGGCCTTACCCTTACTATTGGTCTGTTAGCCGGCGCTTACCCGGCGTTCAATTTGGCGCGGACGCAGGTGCAAGGGTTGTTTGGACGTGGAAGCGCGGGTGAAGCCCGGGGCCGCCTAACGAGCCGGAAGGTGATCGTTACCCTTCAATTCGCCCTCCTGATCGGATTAGGTAGTTTGACGCTCTTCGTCAACCGCCAGCTCACCTACATTCAGGACAAGGATTTAGGGTACCGAAAAGAAAATGTGATGTACGTGAGCCTCAACGCGGATAGCAGCCGCTTCGCCACCTTCCGCAACGAAGTGCTCCGTATCCCCGGCGTCACCGAAGTTGGTAGCGGCACGCCGATGGGCCTGGAGCCCTTCAATCAGACCACCTACAAACTCAGCGGCACCGACCAGGTGTACGATGACGCGCACAACGTATACATGGATTATCGGGGCTTAGGCCAGATGAACATCCGGACCTCTATCCCAGAATATATTTCCGATCCGGACCAGGCCCCAAACCGCCTGGTCCTCATTAATCGGACGATGGCCGACCGGCTCAAAAATCGTTTCGGCCTCACCGATGCAGAACTCGTGGGCCAAACCATCATTCAGGAACCCGAATACATTAACGAAGAAACGGGTGAAGTAGGCTTCCCCTACGTCGTCGGTGGCACCTTTGAGGACCTCCACCTTTTCAGTCTCCGCGAATCAATCGACCCAATGTTTCTATCGGTATATCGCGAGCCCCGCTACGTCTACACGGCCTTCATTGGCTATGAGGGGTCTGCCAGAGAAGCAGTAGCATCCGCCGTGAAAGATAGGTATGATGAACTTGGTCTGAACCGGTATTTCACCGCTTCCTTCCTGGAAGATGACCTCATGAAACTTTACCAGGATGAACGCCGTATTTCCACCCTTTGCAATTACTTCAGCCTGCTCGCCATCATCATGGCCATTATCGGCCTGGTAGCGATGACGGCCTACCTCACCACGCTCCGGCAGAAGGAAATTGGCGTCAGAAAAATACTGGGCGCCAGCAACTGGCACATCCTCGGAAAATTCAACTTAGAATACCTTCCCCTCCTACTAGTCGCCCTCGTCCTCGCCGTTCCCCTGACGTGGTGGGGCGTCACCCGCTGGCTAGAAGGCTTCGCCTACCGGATTTCGGTGAATCCTGCAATTTTCATCGCCGCTGCTATCCTGGTAGCTTTGGTAAGTGCCCTGGCCATCAGCCTCGTAGCTTACCGGGCCGCCGTAGCCGTCCCCGCCCGCGTACTCAGCCACGGCGAATAA
- a CDS encoding STAS/SEC14 domain-containing protein yields MISVFPLSQPNMLGFTLDGEVDEAGMEKFLMAVEAKVLTHQKIRLLGNIKSVGGFQSLQAFWSTLKTKKDLWDKIEKYAILTDHGWLASLTGGLEWLTPGIDVKTFRLSEGELAHDWLRLDPVEDPSQGLKEIDLGEPQVLGLAIIGKMTPQDYDRINLLIEAQARMYGQARILLEVVDAGFSGQQLIEDIKSGIKNYKNVERIALIGNQSWLKTTVKLGDLLTPGLELSAFSTAERKRAVAWLG; encoded by the coding sequence ATGATCTCCGTTTTCCCCCTCTCGCAGCCCAATATGCTTGGTTTTACCCTCGACGGTGAGGTGGACGAAGCCGGCATGGAAAAGTTCCTCATGGCCGTAGAGGCGAAGGTGCTGACCCACCAGAAGATCCGCTTGCTCGGCAACATCAAATCCGTCGGTGGATTCCAGAGCCTGCAGGCTTTCTGGAGCACCCTCAAGACGAAAAAGGACCTTTGGGATAAGATCGAGAAGTACGCCATCCTTACGGACCACGGCTGGCTGGCGTCCCTTACCGGTGGCCTCGAGTGGTTGACGCCGGGGATCGACGTGAAGACTTTCCGCCTGTCCGAAGGCGAACTGGCCCACGATTGGTTGCGGCTGGACCCGGTGGAAGATCCTTCCCAGGGCCTCAAAGAGATCGACCTCGGTGAGCCCCAGGTGCTCGGCCTCGCCATCATCGGCAAGATGACGCCGCAGGATTATGACCGCATCAATCTCCTCATCGAAGCCCAGGCGCGCATGTACGGTCAGGCCCGCATTTTACTGGAGGTCGTCGACGCCGGCTTCTCCGGTCAGCAGTTGATTGAGGATATCAAAAGCGGCATCAAGAATTACAAGAACGTGGAGCGGATTGCGCTGATTGGGAACCAATCCTGGCTGAAGACAACCGTGAAATTGGGGGATTTGCTTACGCCCGGGCTTGAGTTGTCGGCGTTTTCTACGGCGGAGCGGAAGCGGGCGGTGGCTTGGTTGGGGTAG
- a CDS encoding NAD(P)/FAD-dependent oxidoreductase has protein sequence MDPTTKINIPESHRERIVIIGGGFGGLQMARKLSRQDYQVVLIDKNNYHQFQPLFYQVAMAGLEPSSIVFPFRKLFQRQKNIFIRVTEVTSLDAEKKMLQTPLGHCNYDHLIIATGADTNFFGNENIRRHAIPMKSVSEALYIRNHILDDYEDALTTPGYDLRQELVDIVIVGGGPTGVELAGSLAEMKTHVLPKDYPELDVEAEVDIYLIQSGDVVLKGFSDESSARALKNLRDLGVKVLLNSRVTDFDGKLVHLKDGSTIPAQKMIWAAGIKGNPIPGLPEGAVTYGNRLAVDRFHRVQGTEDIYAIGDVAYMEEEDFPKGHPQVAQVAIQMGTNLAKNFKLRLREGKEPQPFSYNDKGSMATIGRAKAVVDIPKPELHLGGFVAWFLWLVVHLFAILGTRNKVFVFLNWVTNYINYNQSLRLIIKPHLPPKGEDNKIFAKTTQGQA, from the coding sequence ATGGACCCAACCACCAAAATCAACATCCCTGAATCCCACCGGGAACGCATCGTCATCATTGGTGGCGGCTTTGGTGGACTGCAAATGGCGCGCAAATTGAGCCGGCAGGATTACCAGGTGGTTTTGATTGACAAGAACAATTACCACCAGTTTCAGCCCCTTTTTTACCAGGTGGCCATGGCGGGTTTAGAGCCGAGTAGCATCGTTTTTCCCTTCCGAAAACTGTTCCAACGGCAGAAGAATATCTTCATCCGGGTGACCGAAGTGACCTCTCTCGACGCGGAGAAAAAGATGCTGCAAACGCCCCTCGGCCACTGCAATTACGACCACCTTATCATTGCTACGGGGGCGGATACAAACTTCTTCGGCAACGAGAACATCCGCCGCCACGCCATTCCGATGAAGTCGGTTTCGGAAGCCCTGTACATCCGCAACCACATCCTGGATGATTACGAAGACGCGCTCACCACGCCAGGGTACGACCTACGCCAGGAACTCGTCGACATCGTCATCGTCGGTGGTGGCCCGACCGGGGTGGAGCTGGCCGGTTCGCTGGCGGAGATGAAAACCCACGTCCTACCCAAGGATTATCCCGAATTGGACGTCGAAGCGGAGGTGGATATCTACCTCATCCAATCCGGTGACGTCGTTCTAAAGGGGTTCAGCGACGAGAGCAGTGCCCGGGCCCTCAAGAATTTACGGGATCTTGGCGTCAAGGTCCTTCTCAACAGCCGGGTGACGGATTTTGACGGTAAGCTCGTGCACCTCAAGGATGGTTCTACCATCCCCGCCCAAAAGATGATCTGGGCGGCGGGCATCAAGGGGAACCCCATCCCCGGTCTCCCGGAAGGAGCCGTGACTTACGGGAATCGCTTGGCCGTCGACCGCTTCCACCGCGTTCAGGGTACGGAGGATATCTACGCCATTGGCGACGTCGCTTACATGGAGGAGGAGGACTTCCCGAAGGGCCACCCTCAGGTCGCCCAGGTAGCCATCCAGATGGGGACGAACCTGGCCAAGAATTTCAAATTGCGTTTGCGGGAGGGGAAGGAACCACAGCCGTTTTCCTACAACGATAAGGGCAGCATGGCCACCATCGGCCGGGCCAAAGCGGTGGTGGACATCCCTAAACCGGAGCTGCACCTGGGCGGTTTTGTGGCCTGGTTCCTCTGGCTGGTCGTCCACCTCTTTGCGATTTTGGGGACGCGGAATAAAGTCTTCGTTTTCCTGAATTGGGTGACGAATTACATTAACTACAACCAGTCGCTGCGCCTCATTATTAAGCCGCACTTGCCGCCAAAGGGGGAGGACAACAAAATCTTTGCGAAAACAACCCAGGGGCAAGCATAA
- a CDS encoding PPC domain-containing protein, with the protein MRYLLLGVTWLLVSAFAVAQAPANDACSAAIVLTETSVITGDLTGATSDQALQDCVSLPNEDGVWYKISPTSDKQLIFLIGTDLQEDDYQLSLFSGPDCDNLTCELDYSGFDPNYINNTLLAWDATAGNDYYLHVAQVAGGSAPNEFELRVEILDYQVNDDCSGAIAVTEGSYSVTLKGSTHTDDYDSCGSAYESDSPDIYYTFTPTESGSYSATVVSVFGQLEKLVTVYSGDCENLTCINGGSYNGGQYYDATAEWDATAGTKYTILLHADAADGYGNFVFTLEQNPPTTNDDCASATVITPGSYRGSTATATPTENIDCDDLGEGNDHWYAFTAPDNAEYNITTNSLYTTFDTQLILLSGDCANPTCEDDNDDYGNNYYSRIDFTATQGVTYYFVVIPFDEDVSGNYELTLNRAEVPMNDDCASASDITYNSTVRGSTFGATASAALTDCEDADDNDAPDAWYRFQPTTSGTAVASLVDQFTDYYTALTVYEGTDCNSLTCIAGVEEVFSIVEFSELSFDFTEGTTYYIVVHGEDDDEFGNYQLYLGEPIDRNQPQTLPNTTSGPVLVMETGRYYSTISAAVAAVPEGVARTIIVESGTYPETVNFGTKLIQLKIVEASPPAGN; encoded by the coding sequence ATGAGATATTTATTATTGGGAGTAACCTGGTTACTCGTTTCCGCTTTTGCCGTAGCGCAAGCGCCGGCAAATGACGCTTGCTCAGCGGCCATCGTGTTAACCGAAACCTCCGTCATTACGGGCGACCTGACTGGAGCCACTTCTGATCAGGCTTTGCAGGATTGCGTCTCGCTACCCAATGAGGATGGAGTTTGGTACAAGATTTCTCCTACGTCAGACAAGCAGCTAATTTTCCTCATCGGTACGGACTTGCAGGAGGACGACTACCAACTTTCCCTCTTTTCCGGTCCTGATTGCGATAATCTGACTTGTGAACTCGACTACTCTGGTTTTGATCCTAACTACATCAATAACACCTTGTTGGCGTGGGACGCGACCGCGGGTAATGACTACTACCTCCACGTAGCCCAAGTCGCCGGAGGTAGCGCCCCGAACGAATTTGAACTCCGCGTAGAGATCCTCGACTACCAAGTGAATGATGACTGTTCGGGTGCCATTGCAGTTACTGAAGGGAGTTATTCCGTCACCCTGAAGGGGAGTACCCACACCGATGATTATGACTCCTGCGGAAGTGCTTACGAGAGTGACTCGCCAGATATTTACTACACATTTACGCCTACGGAAAGCGGCAGCTATTCAGCTACAGTCGTGTCGGTATTTGGGCAACTGGAAAAACTGGTAACGGTTTATTCCGGAGATTGTGAAAACCTCACCTGCATCAATGGTGGAAGTTACAATGGGGGGCAGTATTACGACGCAACCGCGGAATGGGATGCCACTGCTGGAACGAAATACACCATTCTCCTGCACGCAGATGCTGCCGACGGCTACGGGAACTTCGTCTTTACCCTGGAGCAAAATCCGCCCACCACGAATGACGACTGCGCTAGCGCTACGGTCATTACCCCCGGAAGCTACCGGGGCAGTACGGCTACCGCTACACCAACCGAGAACATTGACTGTGATGACCTGGGGGAGGGTAACGACCACTGGTACGCCTTTACCGCGCCCGATAATGCGGAATACAACATCACTACCAATAGCCTCTACACTACCTTCGACACTCAGTTGATCTTGCTTTCCGGGGATTGCGCTAATCCAACCTGCGAGGATGATAATGACGACTACGGTAACAACTACTACTCGAGAATCGACTTCACGGCGACTCAGGGAGTGACTTACTACTTTGTAGTGATTCCCTTTGATGAGGATGTAAGCGGAAACTACGAGCTGACGCTAAATCGGGCAGAAGTACCCATGAATGATGACTGCGCATCTGCCTCGGACATTACCTATAATTCAACGGTGAGGGGTAGCACCTTTGGAGCCACGGCCAGCGCAGCCCTTACCGATTGTGAAGACGCGGACGATAACGATGCCCCTGATGCCTGGTACCGTTTTCAGCCAACTACCTCGGGGACGGCCGTTGCCAGTCTGGTCGATCAATTCACGGATTACTACACCGCACTCACCGTTTACGAGGGTACGGATTGTAATAGTTTGACGTGCATTGCCGGAGTAGAGGAGGTGTTTTCAATCGTAGAGTTTTCTGAGCTCAGTTTTGATTTTACTGAGGGCACCACCTACTACATTGTCGTGCACGGTGAGGATGATGACGAATTTGGCAACTACCAACTTTACCTAGGAGAACCCATCGACCGTAACCAACCACAGACCCTGCCAAATACTACTTCCGGGCCCGTCTTGGTAATGGAAACTGGGCGCTACTACTCTACCATCAGTGCAGCCGTTGCTGCAGTGCCGGAAGGCGTGGCGCGTACCATCATTGTAGAAAGCGGTACCTACCCGGAAACGGTTAACTTTGGTACGAAGCTCATTCAATTAAAGATTGTAGAAGCAAGCCCGCCCGCGGGTAACTAG